A genomic region of Bombus terrestris chromosome 12, iyBomTerr1.2, whole genome shotgun sequence contains the following coding sequences:
- the LOC100645056 gene encoding uncharacterized protein LOC100645056 isoform X3, whose amino-acid sequence MSGFFNSLKNFASGAAYAASSASKYEELEVEDTKMRFSLTPQPGESGFIQWLDAMKMVARLPGGIPPEFRKKLWLTLAERHLEQRGVDWKQAEKICFNEWSNPDDEELGIQIVKDLHRTGCSLFCGAAGRDNQAVLRRVLLGFARWNKSVGYCQGLNVLAALVLQVMDRAESAAVKVMIYLIEGVLPEGYFADNLRGLSVDMAVFRDLLRARLPKLSKHLEALQNDAKDKATGSSYEPPLTNVFTMQWFLTLFCHCLPQEAVLRVWDLIFLEGDEILLRTALAIWEGLSDRIMTVTSADEFYSIMGVLTREMLEFTDTNNLIKNIISMGSLHGVTGLREKHRYNITPWARKLSDDEDSDTEEDERLAVAAAMFSMAQRLKKDRIPQTIGALQAMAPSSDRERLALDITTLKQQYAKLRERQRQAHIILSAACARQTMVPPPTSQAMNHLLVGKSALVSGKNRPLSLPSGAATTKIRPTTLNQNRRDRQGVTLHWKDTKKPKQKPSNLPETVECNVVTMQSTEAELASPKRSNGDSDSDSTSTELCDEPDRLSDVDSEDLTSASESCVVGTDEEKSSRITGSPIRDKPLDRSFLEEKIEPINVEDSKDSKSSEENLGDISIAKITDQIRRLSAEDDNNSMVPQKFSVQSKESPEEQSTKELKKEKSILDLSIDYTSDSNIVKKSSLNSNEYDYLGFSGSKISSKEDEVLVHERHRSKQTTNEIVDIPQDEVATIKKDQTEDKITTTMKQDSLNIYLDYSASLDKKYDRITDKSSLDVEIENEIRSDRYKTSFDFSSRISLDLKPYETSKIGSLTSDTADTVNTERTLYGKAYVGHLPISPVTVDQKLSKVTPSTHTTHNTTVLTPETPEILHKTLENTSYNDRIQTKIYSDLVKSPKTPESNKSFSSGETMGPDSKPSSLTVSPRTPVRSESRDFSMDKSLCSSVSSDSKTLVLRSADSDSTRDSTKTDAKKMYEISNSATPISMDSLQKSEASPKLVVSSSSESCSPSKLKSSERSFSSDLQSPISANSIKYTSNFSRRGQDDVSGSPMDLSSATSPFYPISNPNQKTPTSPYSVSRRRSSLDSNETSPEQKSTSSRESNKFLGYQSTFDSPIKTSDMKDVDGIARKGDTFVRPEFITRKEDSSINLTDRRVNVSDVKYYQTTSTDYYRKDKDILDDGGDDPSSEKDVVPSLPQEKLDKHYLNYRYRDRSKLLERSSSSLDSRRYADMKSSASTDEFSTSIAQKRSSDILEDIKHLEAKANDGSSDNGMLTKKSSYIWEDMKNLEARRQDTFSDSARNFSKHRLEIPDINITGESRKSYVVHPKINIDENSDSILKTMACGKSNGTDDGRESKLGVWTKVKPRKKSDNGRRNSDRALKIIQENSAILQKILACQAKKRLPDLEEISKEITISPINEEISKIFSPILEKMGLNEHEINEELARINFKDFDNMTATSVSEFDAKINEELSKLSLIDETEQMDHFDVDEVISHEYLNTREALIDRKINEELSKLLANYDDHSPASMVSLDKGPSSQNISEIEGLDLSSISTNVFSYKSSNDSIDTRSDLGSTQEPSIPVDKFPKYTAYAVPKYHVDDSSPKSDIDIYRELEKLDKISSAQVLPDPTLELPQKELSSIPYVPNTSPFKDVSPLRYTSKPAQYDTSPLKTSYDPYKTFDFKPKLSPKHVSTNPFVSATYEKPVVDTAFEYINHKPEISINTYDLHLKSPMMTKESLEFRVRYDDDPVREVNTDYMSLQPESRSITTTSKSPYFSNGNTEPLTPTKYISKEERILDTGGTSFLDYPSESPELLRRKYNALSPKEYTHTKSTTDYDRHLGTLPPIEPGTETGSYLPTRHRDYHSLSPNRQFPDHFPSTINHHYTSKLSSGLSDESKRPVSHPEFPGKMNFGKYAELPDRSSSSYKKSSLSLGNIGHSSKGADNNFNTVTSPKTQFSPFPVRNAPRKPKELTLKLGLYSPKSSDIGQLKRS is encoded by the exons ATGAGCGGATTTTTCAACTCCCTGAAAAACTTCGCGTCAGGAGCCGCGTACGCTGCCAGCTCTGCCTCGAAGTACGAAGAATTGGAAG TCGAAGACACGAAGATGAGATTTAGCCTGACGCCGCAACCAGGAGAAAGTGGTTTTATACAATGGCTGGACGCGATGAAAATGGTTGCCAGGTTACCAGGAGGAATTCCGCCGGAATTTCGAAAGAAG TTGTGGCTGACATTGGCAGAACGTCATTTAGAGCAGCGCGGCGTAGATTGGAAGCAGGCTGAAAAGATCTGCTTCAACGAGTGGAGCAATCCTGACGATGAAGAGCTTGGTATACAAATCGTTAAA GACCTACATAGAACGGGCTGCAGTCTGTTTTGCGGTGCAGCTGGCAGAGACAATCAAGCGGTGCTTCGTCGAGTTCTGCTCGGTTTCGCCCGATGGAACAAGTCCGTCGGCTATTGCCAGGGCCTGAACGTGTTGGCCGCCCTCGTTCTGCAAGTAATGGATCGCGCCGAGTCCGCCGCGGTGAAGGTGATGATCTACTTGATAGAGGGTGTCCTGCCCGAGGGTTACTTCGCGGACAATCTCCGTGGCCTGTCGGTCGACATGGCGGTATTTCGAGATCTCCTCCGGGCCAGGCTGCCCAAGCTCTCGAAACATCTGGAGGCGCTGCAGAACGACGCGAAGGACAAGGCGACAG GCAGCAGTTACGAGCCACCTCTGACGAATGTGTTCACGATGCAATGGTTCCTTACTCTTTTCTGTCACTGTTTGCCACAAGAGGCTGTCCTGCGCGTATGGGACCTCATATTTCTCGAAGGAGATGAGATATTGCTTAGAACCGCACTGGCCATCTGGGAAGGACTTTCCGA TCGTATTATGACGGTGACATCGGCGGACGAGTTTTATAGTATAATGGGAGTGCTGACAAGGGAGATGCTCGAGTTCACGGATACTAATAACCTCATAAAG AATATCATTAGTATGGGATCTCTGCATGGTGTAACGGGGCTAAGAGAGAAACATAGATACAATATCACTCCTTGGGCAAGAAAATTGAGCGACGACGAGGACAGCGACACGGAGGAGGATGAAAGGCTGGCCGTGGCTGCTGCGATGTTCAGTATGGCACAGCGACTGAAGAAAG ATCGTATACCTCAAACGATTGGAGCGCTGCAGGCAATGGCACCCAGCAGCGACCGAGAACGGCTCGCTTTAGACATTACTACTTTGAAACAGCAGTACGCCAAGCTACGCGAACGTCAACGACAGGCGCATATTATACTTTCTG CTGCATGTGCAAGGCAGACCATGGTACCACCTCCTACTTCTCAGGCCATGAATCATCTTTTAGTGGGCAAAAGTGCGCTCGTGAGTGGGAAGAATCGACCCCTGAGCCTACCTTCTGGTGCTGCAACGACGAAGATAAGACCTACGACGCTAAATCAAAACCGAAGAGACAGACAAGGCGTCACGCTTCACTGGAAAGACACCAAAAAACCGAAGCAGAAACCCTCGAATTTACCAG AAACGGTGGAATGCAACGTTGTAACAATGCAATCCACAGAAGCTGAGCTGGCTTCTCCGAAGCGGAGTAACGGTGACAGTGATAGCGACAGCACATCGACGGAATTGTGCGACGAACCGGACCGTCTCAGTGACGTTGACAGCGAAGACCTGACGTCAGCATCCGAATCCTGTGTCGTCGGAACAGACGAGGAGAAGAGCTCTCGAATCACTGGATCACCGATTCGCGACAAGCCACTCGATCGTTCGTTTCTCGAGGAGAAGATAGAACCAATCAACGTCGAAGATTCGAAGGACTCGAAAAGCTCCGAGGAAAACCTTGGTGACATATCAATCGCTAAGATCACCGACCAAATAAGACGATTATCGGCAGAGGATGACAATAATTCCATGGTTCCTCAAAAATTTAGCGTGCAGAGCAAAGAATCACCGGAAGAACAATCGACGAAAGaattgaaaaaagagaaatccaTATTAGATCTATCTATAGATTACACTTCCGATAGTAATATCGTTAAAAAATCGTCATTGAACTCGAACGAGTACGACTATCTAGGTTTCAGTGGCAGTAAGATCAGTTCGAAAGAAGATGAAGTATTAGTGCACGAAAGGCATCGATCTAAACAGACAACAAACGAGATTGTAGATATACCTCAAGACGAAGTTGCGACAATCAAGAAAGACCAAACTGAAGACAAGATAACTACGACTATGAAACAagattctttaaacatatactTGGATTATTCAGCATCCTTGGACAAGAAATACGATAGAATCACAGATAAATCAAGCCTCGATGTAgagatagaaaatgaaattaggTCGGATCGATATAAAACATCCTTCGATTTCTCTAGTAGAATATCTTTGGACTTGAAACCGTATGAAACTTCAAAAATAGGAAGTTTAACCAGTGACACTGCAGACACAGTGAATACTGAAAGAACGCTTTATGGCAAGGCCTACGTTGGACATCTTCCTATTTCACCTGTAACAGTTGATCAAAAATTAAGCAAAGTGACACCCAGTACACATACAACGCATAATACTACTGTATTAACTCCTGAAACGCCTGAAATTCTACATAAAACGTTAGAGAACACATCATATAACGATAGAATACAAACGAAAATATATTCAGACCTAGTGAAGAGTCCTAAAACACCAGAAAGCAACAAATCATTCAGTTCAGGTGAAACCATGGGACCTGATTCAAAACCATCGAGTCTGACAGTTAGCCCAAGGACGCCGGTTAGATCAGAATCTCGAGATTTCTCTATGGACAAATCGCTGTGTTCGTCAGTTAGCTCAGACTCGAAGACTTTGGTTCTTCGTTCCGCAGATTCAGACAGTACGAGGGACAGCACGAAAACCGACGCGAAGAAAATGTATGAGATTTCCAATTCGGCGACACCTATCAGCATGGACTCGTTGCAGAAATCAGAAGCCAGCCCAAAACTAGTCGTGAGCAGCTCCAGTGAATCGTGTAGCCCGAGTAAATTAAAGTCTTCCGAGAGGTCGTTCAGTTCGGACCTGCAATCGCCAATAAGTGCCAACTCCATAAAGTATACCTCGAATTTCAGTAGACGGGGCCAAGATGACGTGTCAGGCTCGCCAATGGACTTGAGCAGCGCTACCTCGCCGTTTTATCCGATCTCGAATCCGAATCAAAAAACTCCGACGTCCCCGTACAGTGTTTCTAGAAGAAGATCCAGTTTGGACAGCAACGAAACGTCACCTGAACAGAAATCGACCAGTTCGAGGGAGTCGAACAAGTTCCTAGGTTATCAGTCGACATTTGACTCTCCCATAAAGACGTCTGATATGAAAGATGTAGACGGTATAGCACGAAAGGGTGACACATTCGTCAGACCAGAGTTCATCACGAGGAAAGAAGACTCGAGTATTAATTTGACAGATAGAAGAGTCAATGTTAGTGATGTTAAGTATTATCAAACAACGAGTACGGATTACTATCGCAAGGATAAGGATATTTTAGATGACGGAGGGGATGATCCGTCATCGGAGAAAGACGTGGTACCTTCTTTGCCTCAGGAGAAGCTAGATAAACATTATTTGAACTATCGATATAGAGATAGATCGAAGTTGTTGGAAAGAAGTTCAAGCAGTTTAGACAGTAGGAGGTACGCTGATATGAAGTCATCAGCTTCCACCGATGAATTTTCAACGTCGATCGCGCAGAAGAGATCCAGTGACATTTTAGAAGATATTAAACACTTGGAAGCGAAAGCAAACGATGGGTCGTCGGATAATGGGATGTTGACGAAGAAGAGCAGTTATATTTGGGAGGATATGAAGAATTTAGAGGCCAGGAGGCAAGATACCTTTAGTGATTCAGCGAGGAACTTCTCGAAACATCGTCTGGAGATACCAGATATAAATATAACCGGAGAAAGCAGAAAATCGTACGTGGTACATCCGAAGATTAATATCGACGAAAATAGCGACAGCATATTGAAGACCATGGCCTGTGGTAAGAGTAACGGCACAGATGATGGCAGGGAGTCGAAGTTGGGCGTGTGGACGAAGGTGAAGCCTCGTAAAAAGAGTGACAATGGGCGGAGGAACAGCGACAGGGCGTTGAAGATCATTCAAGAAAACTCCGCTATACTTCAGAAGATTCTTGCGTGTCAGGCAAAAAAGCGTCTGCCAGACCTGGAGGAGATATCGAAAGAAATTACCATTAGCCCTATAAACGAGGAGATTTCGAAGATCTTTAGTCCGATATTAGAGAAAATGGGATTAAACGAACACGAGATTAACGAGGAATTGGCGAGAATCAATTTCAAGGATTTCGACAACATGACCGCTACCAGTGTGTCCGAGTTTGATGCAAAGATTAATGAGGAATTATCGAAGCTTTCTCTGATCGACGAGACGGAGCAGATGGACCATTTCGACGTGGACGAGGTGATATCCCACGAATACTTGAACACGAGAGAAGCTCTAATAGATCGCAAGATAAACGAGGAATTGTCGAAACTATTGGCGAACTACGACGATCATTCTCCAGCTAGTATGGTGAGTTTGGACAAAGGACCATCCAGCCAGAATATTAGCGAAATCGAAGGACTGGATCTGTCCAGTATTTCAACTAACGTATTTTCCTATAAATCATCCAATGACTCCATTGACACGAGAAGCGACTTAGGCTCGACGCAGGAACCGTCCATTCCCGTTGACAAGTTTCCGAAATATACGGCATACGCCGTACCGAAGTATCACGTGGACGATTCGTCACCTAAAAGCGACATAGACATCTACAGAGAATTGGAGAAACTCGATAAGATCTCTTCCGCACAGGTGTTACCAGATCCGACTCTGGAGCTTCCACAAAAGGAATTGTCCTCAATTCCGTACGTTCCAAATACGTCGCCCTTCAAGGATGTGTCACCATTGAGGTACACTTCCAAGCCGGCCCAATACGACACTTCACCCCTGAAGACCTCTTATGATCCCTACAAGACCTTCGACTTCAAGCCCAAGTTGTCACCTAAACACGTTTCCACTAATCCATTTGTGTCAGCTACGTATGAGAAACCTGTGGTGGATACCGCTTTCGAGTACATTAACCATAAACCAGAGATCTCGATCAACACGTATGATCTACATTTGAAGAGTCCAATGATGACGAAAGAATCGCTAGAGTTTCGTGTCAGATACGACGATGATCCAGTCAGAGAAGTTAACACCGATTACATGTCTCTCCAGCCAGAAAGTAGATCGATCACTACCACGAGCAAATCTCCTTATTTCAGCAATGGAAATACCGAACCGTTAACGCCtacgaaatatatttctaaGGAGGAGAGAATCTTGGATACTGGTGGTACCTCGTTTTTGGATTATCCCAGCGAATCTCCCGAGCTTCTTCGTCGAAAATACAACGCTTTGTCTCCTAAGGAGTACACTCATACCAAAAGTACGACGGATTATGATAGACACTTAGGCACGTTACCTCCTATAGAACCTGGAACAGAGACAGGATCGTATTTACCGACAAGACACCGAGATTATCATTCTCTATCACCGAATCGTCAGTTTCCTGATCACTTTCCTTCTACTATCAATCATCACTACACCTCGAAACTTTCATCAGGTCTCTCTGACGAATCGAAACGACCGGTTTCTCATCCGGAATTCCCTGGCAAGATGAATTTTGGGAAATATGCAGAATTACCCGATAGAAGTTCCAGCAGTTACAAGAAATCATCTCTTAGTTTAGGAAACATAGGACACTCGAGTAAAGGAGCTGATAATAACTTCAACACTGTGACCAGTCCAAAAACGCAGTTCAGTCCCTTTCCCGTTAGAAACGCTCCTAGGAAGCCGAAAGAACTCACGCTGAAACTGGGCCTCTATTCGCCCAAAAGTTCTGATATAGGACAGTTAAAAAGGTCATAG